The following are from one region of the Oncorhynchus masou masou isolate Uvic2021 chromosome 24, UVic_Omas_1.1, whole genome shotgun sequence genome:
- the camsap2a gene encoding calmodulin-regulated spectrin-associated protein 2a isoform X6 — protein sequence MKLVPARYRKEQAVAQQVPWIPPVDNLLKDTTDGCALATLLHFYCPQLVKLEDICLKESMSLVDSLYNLQLVQEFCQQHLNRCCHFSLEDMVYASSSVKNNYLVFMAELFWWFEVVKPSFVQPRVLDTEEPALTSLRNIPSVPISNVTKTSFMERPPSPERPSLPLQPQARNSGEIKRSTSMSFVEGCVGTWPKEKRSGPYGVSFDIPFDKEDTAQTSTPPGRSMTRSASTEGFKVQQMPRGMKRNLSFQPINGQGTGIEEEGRLDNLAGPDLPRQPGRPEPPGGPLRFPNGGSNLDRHGNGIATPSMEEALQIIHNTGRQAPQRPLTEGIKNGFFLHSPNQDRGGGEVGLDPNARPEKRDLDSLTTTDTTEVDTGIHVRTEDIAETLDEDSSLRGALSMELDMDTPSPCPSSSGYAKSPSTSSGTKMTSFAEQKFRKLSVPESGGRSSSSGGGSSLKTTPEGSELGLPLSVSWAPTPEHSPVHQQIAPLTQDTPTGRAQAPLPSDPAQAMATEMVELRMRLEEKRKAIEAQKKKVEAAFTRHRQRMGRSIFLDVVKRKGDGASGVGGQEEGGKTTTEDERKTGRSKADTPDGAEQGQGFSGARWLKSSSSRAGGGGGDEGGQGPAGGQGPGEVDLAEYTRSIEKLNHSLGFLQTEMQRLAQQQEVIMAMREQKQQQAWVIPPPQTSPQKYARASTRSSGSPSPADSPRSAHRSPTSIKRKSASFHSRNPRTPRPSELKLAPYNRCLTAPQSVDSLPRLRRFSPFQPMAFAYMGEKPAGQTTETEDKDRDRDTEPLLSPETEAGSASSPSSPAKDKQKRQEGTREIAKKDEAEEHEEMEVEEKKQVKMDELKPIIVSTVSEVLAQPVKETFTVTPTETPLISDLFGGARSNLIEVPLYVFKPLEGEGMEESGDMEGIYGDDEKMSCGFFFKDDGKGENNMAQKRAALVEKRLRREKETQQKKLQQEAALEQKKEEARVKAEEEHERKEEEKARREFIKQEYMRRKQLKLMEDMVMKPRLAGSKQRRARPKSIHRDSMDSPRTPTRVAGSRPRVFSVSSLSLASLNLGDSDSVHSEKRTPRSASLHSGSLCFFLSSPKLRRRRPDSADGFLSPCRSGSRNGEDDWENGSTTSSVKSNTEYTGPKLYKEPSSKSNKHIIQNALAHCCLAGKVNECQKNKILEEIEKSEANNFLVLFRDGGCQFRSLYTYCPETDEATKLTGIGPNRITRKMIEGLYKYNSDRKQFSQIPAKTMSASVDAITIHGHLWQTKKPATPKKVVPAKP from the exons ATGAAACTAGTGCCT GCTCGCTACAGGAAGGAGCAGGCGGTGGCACAGCAGGTGCCCTGGATCCCCCCTGTGGACAACCTGTTGAAGGACACCACTGACGGCTGTGCCCTGGCCACTCTGCTGCACTTCTACTGCCCACAGCTAGTCAAACTGGAAG ATATCTGCCTTAAGGAGAGCATGTCACTGGTGGACAGCCTGTACAACCTGCAGCTGGTGCAGGAGTTCTGTCAGCAGCACCTCAACCGCTGCTGCCACTTCAGTCTGGAGGACATGGTCTACGCCTCCTCTTCAGTCAAA AATAACTACCTTGTGTTCATGGCCGAGCTGTTCTGGTGGTTTGAAGTGGTTAAGCCCTCATTTGTACAACCAAGAGTTCTGGACACTGA AGAGCCAGCCCTCACATCGTTGAGGAACATTCCCTCTGTTCCCATCTCCAATGTCACCAAGACGAGCTTCATGGAGAGACCGCCCAGCCCAGAACGACCCAG CCTGCCTCTCCAACCACAAGCTAGGAACTCAG GTGAAATAAAGAGATCAACCTCAATGTCCTTTGTGGAAGGCTGTGTAGGAACTTGGCCCAAGGAGAAAAG GTCTGGGCCTTACGGTGTATCCTTCGACATCCCTTTTGACAAAGAGGACACCGCCCAGACATCCACTCCCCCCGGCCGTAGCATGACTCGCTCTGCCAGCACAGAGGGCTTCAAGGTTCAACAGATGCCCCGGGGCATGAAGAGGAACCTGTCCTTCCAGCCCATCAACGGGCAGGGAACGGGCATCGAGGAGGAGGGCCGCCTGGACAACCTGGCAGGGCCCGATCTGCCCAGACAGCCTGGCAGGCCTGAACCCCCTGGAGGCCCACTGAGGTTCCCCAACGGTGGCTCAAACCTGGACAGGCACGGAAATGGCATCGCCACTCCCAGCATGGAGGAAGCCCTTCAGATAATCCACAACACCGGTAGGCAGGCCCCACAGCGCCCTCTTACAGAGGGTATCAAAAATGGGTTCTTCCTGCACAGTCCAAACCAGGACAGAGGAGGTGGTGAAGTTGGCCTGGACCCTAATGCTCGACCGGAGAAGAGGGACCTGGACTCGTTGACCACCACAGACACTACGGAGGTGGACACGGGCATCCACGTGAGGACCGAGGACATCGCTGAGACCCTGGACGAGGACTCATCGCTGAGGGGAGCTCTGAGCATGGAGCTGGACATGGACACGCCCAGCCCCTGCCCCAGCAGCTCCGGCTATGCCAAATCTCCCTCCACCAGCTCCGGCACCAAGATGACCAGCTTTGCTGAGCAGAAGTTCCGGAAGCTCAGTGTCCCCGAATCGGGgggaagaagcagcagcagcggGGGCGGCAGCTCCCTCAAGACCACCCCCGAGGGCTCAGAACTGGGCCTCCCGTTGTCCGTCTCCTGGGCACCCACTCCGGAACACAGCCCTGTGCATCAACAGATTGCGCCTCTCACCCAAGACACTCCAACTGGGCGAGCCCAGGCCCCTCTCCCTAGCGACCCGGCCCAGGCCATGGCGACAGAGATGGTGGAGCTGCGCATGCGCCTGGAGGAGAAGCGAAAAGCCATTGAGGCGCAGAAGAAGAAGGTGGAGGCCGCATTCACTCGCCACCGCCAGAGGATGGGCCGCTCCATCTTCCTGGACGTGGTCAAGAGGAAGGGTGACGGCGCCTCGGGGgtaggaggacaggaggaaggggGGAAGACGACAACGGAAGATGAGAGGAAAACAGGGAGGAGCAAAGCGGACACGCCCGACGGGGCTGAGCAGGGGCAGGGATTCTCTGGGGCCCGCTGGCTGAAATCCTCCTCCTccagagcaggaggaggaggtggagatgagggagGTCAAGGTCCCGCCGGAGGCCAAGGACCCGGTGAGGTGGATCTAGCTGAATACACACGCTCCATCGAGAAGCTGAACCACTCGTTGGGCTTCCTGCAGACAGAGATGCAGCGCCTGGCCCAACAACAGGAGGTCATCATGGCCATGAGAGAACAAAAGCAACAACAGGCCTGGGTCATCCCCCCTCCCCAGACCTCGCCACAGAAATACGCCCGCGCCTCCACCCGCTCCTCCGGCTCACCCTCCCCGGCCGACTCACCCCGCTCCGCCCACCGCTCGCCCACGAGCATCAAGAGGAAGTCGGCCTCCTTTCACTCACGGAACCCCCGCACGCCGCGCCCCAGCGAGCTCAAGCTGGCCCCCTATAACCGCTGCCTGACAGCACCCCAGTCTGTGGACAGCCTCCCCCGCCTGCGCCGGTTCTCCCCATTCCAGCCCATGGCTTTTGCCTACATGGGGGAGAAACCCGCCGGTCaaaccacagagacagaggacaaggATAGGGACAGGGACACTGAACCGCTGCTATccccagagacagaggcaggtagtgcctcttctccctcctccccagccAAAGACAAGCAGAAAAGACAAGAAGGGACCCGAGAGATTGCCAAGAAGGATGAAGCAGAGGAACATGAGGAGATGGAAGTAGAGGAGAAGAAGCAGGTGAAAATGGATGAGCTCAAACCCATAATAGTGTCGACTGTATCTGAAGTGTTGGCCCAGCCAGTGAAAGAGACCTTTACGGTCACCCCCACCGAGACCCCCCTTATCTCAGACCTCTTTGGCGGGGCAAGAAGCAACCTGATTGAGGTGCCTTTGTATGTGTTCAAGCCTCTTGAGGGAGAAGGcatggaggagagtggagacaTGGAGGGGATCTATGGCGATGACGAGAAAATGTCCTGTGGCTTTTTCTTTAAG GATGACGGTAAGGGGGAGAACAACATGGCTCAGAAGAGGGCTGCTCTCGTGGAgaagaggctgaggagggagaaggagacgcAGCAGAAGAAGCTGCAGCAGGAGGCGGCGCTAGAGCAGAAGAAGGAGGAGGCACG AGTGAAAGCAGAGGAGGAGcatgagaggaaggaggaggaaaaggCCCGCAGGGAGTTCATCAAGCAGGAGTACATGAGGAGGAAGCAGCTCAAACTCATGGAGGACATGGTGATGAAGCCGCGGCTGGCCGGCTCCAAACAGAGGAGAGCCCGGCCCAAGTCCATCCACCGGGACAGCATGGACTCCCCCAGAACCCCGACCAGGGTGGCAG GTTCACGACCTCGTGTTTTTTCAGTCTCCAGCTTGTCTCTGGCCTCGCTCAACCTGGGAGACAGCGACAGTGTGCACTCTGAGAAGAGAACACCAAG AAGTGCTAGCTTACATTCTGGCAGCCTGTGCTTCTTTCTGAGCTCTCCTAAACTGAGAAGGAGAAG gcctgATTCTGCAGATGGTTTTCTGTCCCCTTGTCGATCTGGGAGCCGGAATGGGGAGGACGATTGGGAGAACGGTTCCACCACCTCGTCTGTTAAATCTAACACAGAGTACACCG GACCCAAATTGTACAAGGAGCCAAGTTCCAAATCGAACAAGCATATCATTCAGAACGCACTGGCCCACTGCTGCCTGGCAGGCAAGG